A genomic stretch from Candidatus Izemoplasmatales bacterium includes:
- a CDS encoding DUF1015 domain-containing protein: protein MSAVKPPRILLPREGTDLTRWAVVACDQFTSEPEYWHNLERYVGPAPSTLQMILPEAFLEDHPLERIARIDKTMELYLEHGVFRDLGECFILLDRRTPYKERRLGLVVAVDLDQYSPDPDNESLVCGTEKTVASRIPPRVKIREDAPLELPHVMLLMDDPESRIIERLFERRNEFPKVYDFDLNMGGGHVTGYMIKDTASVIKELDRLIVPHRFQFAVGDGNHSLAAAKACWEKIKPTLSGIELLEHPARYAMAELENIYDQGLQFEPIHRVVFNATEDFMEGLYDLERGDAFCLTYTKKGGSKPFYLPESAPEAVKLIQEYVDAYVKKNPFAHVDYVHGIENLKAVCQTDEFAVGITLPPMNKRDLVEYVSKEGVLPRKTFSMGEATEKRYYLECRKIK from the coding sequence ATGAGCGCCGTCAAGCCCCCCCGCATCCTGTTGCCCCGCGAGGGCACCGACCTGACCCGCTGGGCGGTCGTCGCCTGCGACCAGTTCACCTCCGAACCGGAATACTGGCATAATCTCGAACGGTACGTCGGACCCGCCCCCTCGACCCTCCAGATGATCCTCCCCGAGGCCTTCCTCGAGGACCATCCGCTGGAGCGGATCGCCCGGATCGACAAGACGATGGAACTCTACCTCGAGCACGGCGTCTTCCGCGATCTCGGCGAATGCTTCATCCTGCTCGACCGCAGGACCCCCTACAAGGAGCGCCGCCTCGGCCTCGTGGTCGCGGTCGACCTCGACCAGTACTCCCCCGACCCCGACAACGAATCGCTCGTCTGCGGCACCGAGAAGACGGTCGCATCCCGGATCCCGCCGCGCGTCAAGATCCGCGAGGACGCGCCCCTCGAACTGCCGCACGTGATGCTCCTGATGGACGATCCGGAATCCCGGATCATCGAGCGTCTCTTCGAACGGCGGAACGAATTCCCGAAGGTCTACGACTTCGACCTGAACATGGGCGGCGGCCACGTCACCGGCTACATGATCAAAGACACCGCGTCCGTGATCAAAGAACTCGATCGGTTGATCGTCCCGCACCGCTTCCAGTTCGCCGTCGGCGACGGGAACCATTCCCTCGCCGCCGCCAAGGCGTGCTGGGAGAAGATCAAGCCGACGCTTTCCGGCATCGAACTGCTCGAGCATCCCGCCCGCTACGCGATGGCGGAGCTCGAGAACATCTACGACCAGGGACTCCAGTTCGAACCGATCCACCGCGTCGTCTTCAACGCCACCGAGGACTTCATGGAAGGGCTCTACGACCTCGAACGGGGAGACGCCTTCTGCCTCACCTACACCAAGAAGGGCGGCTCGAAGCCGTTCTACCTGCCCGAATCCGCCCCCGAGGCGGTGAAGCTGATCCAGGAGTACGTCGACGCCTACGTGAAGAAGAATCCCTTCGCCCACGTCGACTACGTCCACGGGATCGAGAACCTGAAGGCCGTCTGCCAGACGGACGAATTCGCCGTCGGGATCACGCTCCCGCCGATGAACAAGAGAGACCTCGTCGAGTACGTCTCGAAGGAGGGCGTCCTGCCCCGCAAGACGTTCTCGATGGGCGAAGCCACCGAGAAGCGCTACTACCTGGAATGCCGCAAGATCAAATGA
- the serC gene encoding 3-phosphoserine/phosphohydroxythreonine transaminase yields the protein MKRIYNFSAGPAMLPEEVLREAAEEMLDYRGCGMSVMEMSHRSKVYEEIIADAEKDLRTLLNVPQNYRILFIQGGGTQQFAMVPMNLVKNGVFDYILTGHWSKKAAEEAAMYGTVHIVATSADKNFSYMPDVSDLKLTDNADYLYMCENETIGGSTMYRLPDAKGHVLVNDASSNFLSHPLDVSKFGLIFAGAQKNVGPAGVVIAIVREDLIRDDVRPGTPIMLKYKTFADNGSMYNTPPCYAIYICGKVFKWLLSIGGLEEMQKRNEKKAKLLYDAIDSSKLFKGIVAKPDRSLMNVTFTTGSEELDARFAKEAKAAGYDNLKGHRSVGGLRASIYNAMPYAGVEALVGFMKQFEAANPVK from the coding sequence ATGAAACGCATCTACAACTTTTCCGCCGGACCGGCGATGCTGCCGGAGGAGGTCCTCCGCGAAGCGGCGGAGGAAATGCTCGACTACCGCGGATGCGGGATGTCCGTGATGGAGATGTCCCACCGCTCGAAGGTCTACGAGGAGATCATCGCCGACGCCGAAAAAGATCTGAGGACCCTGCTCAACGTCCCGCAGAACTACCGGATCCTGTTCATCCAGGGCGGCGGCACCCAGCAGTTCGCGATGGTGCCGATGAACCTGGTGAAGAATGGCGTCTTCGACTACATCCTCACCGGCCACTGGTCGAAGAAGGCGGCCGAGGAGGCCGCGATGTACGGCACCGTACACATCGTCGCAACCTCCGCCGACAAGAACTTCTCGTACATGCCCGACGTCTCCGACCTCAAGCTCACGGACAACGCCGACTACCTCTACATGTGCGAGAACGAGACCATCGGCGGCTCGACGATGTACCGTCTCCCGGACGCCAAGGGACACGTGCTGGTGAACGACGCCTCGTCCAACTTCCTTTCCCATCCGCTCGACGTCTCGAAGTTCGGCCTGATCTTCGCCGGCGCGCAGAAGAACGTCGGCCCCGCCGGCGTCGTGATCGCGATCGTCCGCGAGGATCTGATCAGAGACGACGTCCGTCCCGGCACGCCGATCATGCTCAAGTACAAGACCTTCGCCGACAACGGCTCGATGTACAACACCCCGCCCTGCTACGCCATCTACATCTGCGGGAAGGTCTTCAAGTGGCTGCTCTCGATCGGCGGCCTCGAGGAGATGCAGAAGCGGAACGAAAAGAAGGCCAAGCTGCTCTACGACGCGATCGATTCCTCGAAACTCTTCAAGGGCATCGTCGCGAAACCCGACCGCTCGCTCATGAACGTCACCTTCACCACCGGCTCCGAGGAACTCGACGCCCGCTTCGCCAAGGAAGCCAAGGCGGCCGGCTACGACAACCTCAAGGGCCACCGCTCCGTCGGCGGCCTGCGCGCCTCCATCTACAACGCGATGCCATACGCGGGCGTCGAGGCGCTCGTCGGCTTCATGAAGCAATTCGAAGCCGCCAATCCGGTGAAGTGA
- the gdhA gene encoding NADP-specific glutamate dehydrogenase, with translation MFNSGYLNRVFTDVKKRYGDQPEFIQAVEEFFGSMDVLVDKEPNIEKYSVMERIVEPERVIKFRVTWTGDDGKIRVARAMRVQFNSAIGPYKGGIRFAPNVNESICKFLGFEQTFKNSLTGLPMGGAKGGADFDPSGKSDQEIMTFCQSFMSELWQHIGPNEDVPAGDLGVGAREIGYMFGFYKKMNREWNGVFTSKGIASGGSLGRSEATGYGVCYFAEEMLRAYRNDTFKNKRVIISGAGKVGWMAAQKATELGAKVVAMSDMAGVIHDENGIDLELLRNLSKTNSVVMDKYRLTHPEAVFNPDTKSIWTIPCDIAMPCATQNEIYLPSAEALVRNGCWMVVEGANMPTTLDATNYLLTHGVLFAPGKAANAGGVAVSGLEMTQNAMHLNWTFEEVDAKLHEIMAGIFKKADEAAMKYTGTHNLVAGANIAGFLKVYQAMLEQGTL, from the coding sequence ATGTTCAACAGCGGTTATCTCAACAGGGTCTTCACGGATGTCAAGAAGCGTTACGGCGACCAACCGGAGTTCATCCAGGCGGTCGAGGAGTTCTTCGGATCGATGGACGTCCTCGTCGACAAGGAACCCAACATCGAGAAGTATTCGGTCATGGAGCGCATCGTCGAACCCGAGCGCGTCATCAAGTTCCGCGTCACCTGGACCGGCGACGACGGCAAGATCCGCGTTGCCCGGGCGATGCGCGTCCAGTTCAACTCGGCGATCGGCCCGTACAAGGGTGGCATCCGCTTCGCCCCGAACGTCAACGAATCCATCTGCAAGTTCCTCGGCTTCGAACAGACCTTCAAGAACTCGCTGACGGGTCTGCCGATGGGCGGCGCCAAGGGCGGCGCCGACTTCGACCCCTCCGGCAAGTCCGATCAGGAGATCATGACCTTCTGCCAGTCCTTCATGTCCGAGCTCTGGCAGCACATCGGTCCGAACGAGGACGTCCCCGCAGGCGACCTCGGCGTCGGCGCCCGGGAGATCGGCTACATGTTCGGCTTCTACAAGAAGATGAACCGCGAGTGGAACGGCGTCTTCACCTCGAAGGGCATCGCCTCCGGCGGCTCGCTCGGACGGAGCGAAGCCACCGGCTACGGCGTCTGCTACTTCGCCGAGGAGATGCTTCGGGCATATCGAAACGATACCTTCAAGAACAAGCGCGTGATCATCTCCGGCGCCGGCAAGGTCGGCTGGATGGCCGCCCAGAAGGCGACCGAACTGGGCGCGAAGGTCGTCGCCATGTCCGACATGGCGGGCGTCATCCACGACGAGAACGGCATCGACCTCGAACTCCTCAGGAACCTCTCGAAGACGAATTCCGTCGTCATGGACAAGTATCGCCTGACCCATCCGGAGGCCGTCTTCAACCCCGACACGAAGTCGATCTGGACGATCCCCTGCGACATCGCCATGCCGTGCGCGACCCAAAACGAGATCTATCTGCCGAGCGCGGAAGCCCTCGTCAGGAACGGCTGCTGGATGGTCGTCGAGGGCGCGAACATGCCGACGACGCTCGACGCGACCAACTACCTCCTCACCCACGGCGTCCTCTTCGCCCCGGGCAAGGCCGCGAACGCCGGCGGCGTCGCCGTCTCCGGCCTCGAGATGACGCAGAACGCGATGCATCTGAACTGGACCTTCGAAGAGGTCGACGCGAAGCTGCACGAGATCATGGCGGGCATCTTCAAGAAGGCCGACGAGGCCGCGATGAAGTACACCGGCACGCACAACCTCGTCGCCGGCGCGAACATCGCCGGGTTCCTCAAGGTCTACCAGGCGATGCTCGAGCAGGGAACCCTCTGA